In Phaeodactylum tricornutum CCAP 1055/1 chromosome 10, whole genome shotgun sequence, a single genomic region encodes these proteins:
- a CDS encoding predicted protein — protein MKASQSLSRIRMPAEWERHAACLILFPHNAATFRLSLAQPQVLRVARTIATVGQEPVILFANDEMETFRLRELLKLDENIRVLTCPSNDTWARDTAPTFVTLNDGDGQNNELLLRGLDWDFNAYGGAEEGCYWPCCLDQKVAATMCRQISDVGILAEPIESLPISLVLEGGSIHTDGEGTILTTRECLLNNNRNPSMSRQEIEEIILCNTGCTKMIWLSDGLANDDDTNGHVDNFACFIRPGHVLLAWTDDEVYDTENYVRCRAALQILQKERDARERNLTVDKLYLPTPMTYSQEVVDSLNSCISGPNIAARHAGERLAASYINFYIANGAVIVPQFDDDVYDSKAIETLEELFPAHKVVGVSSKEILIGGGNIHCITQQVPSLL, from the coding sequence ATGAAGGCTTCACAGTCTCTTTCGCGAATTCGAATGCCTGCGGAGTGGGAACGGCACGCCGCGTGCTTAATTTTATTTCCTCACAATGCTGCAACCTTTCGACTCTCGTTGGCCCAGCCTCAAGTCTTAAGAGTAGCGCGAACGATTGCCACCGTCGGCCAAGAGCCTGTGATATTGTTCGCCAATgatgaaatggaaacatTCCGGTTACGTGAATTGCTGAAGCTGGACGAAAATATCCGGGTCTTGACTTGTCCCAGCAACGATACTTGGGCTCGTGATACGGCTCCGACTTTCGTCACTCTAAACGATGGCGACGGGCAAAACAATGAGTTATTGCTCAGAGGTTTGGACTGGGATTTCAATGCCTACGGAGGTGCCGAGGAAGGATGTTACTGGCCCTGCTGTCTTGATCAGAAAGTTGCGGCAACAATGTGCCGACAAATAAGTGACGTAGGAATTTTGGCGGAGCCGATTGAGTCGCTCCCGATTTCCTTGGTGCTAGAAGGAGGATCCATCCATACCGATGGTGAAGGAACTATTTTGACAACCAGAGAATGCCTTTTGAATAACAACCGGAACCCCAGCATGTCGCGGCAAGAAATCGAGGAAATCATTTTATGTAACACGGGCTGTACAAAGATGATTTGGCTAAGCGATGGGCTGGCCAACGACGATGATACGAACGGCCACGTCGACAACTTTGCCTGCTTTATCAGACCAGGACACGTTTTGTTGGCTTGGACGGATGATGAAGTTTATGACACCGAAAATTACGTCCGATGCCGCGCCGCTCTGCAAATATTACAGAAGGAGCGAGACGCCCGTGAACGCAACTTGACGGTGGACAAATTATACCTACCGACGCCAATGACGTACTCCCAAGAAGTAGTTGATTCTCTCAATTCTTGTATATCTGGTCCAAATATCGCTGCTAGACATGCTGGTGAGAGACTTGCTGCTTCTTACATCAACTTTTATATTGCGAACGGTGCCGTAATTGTTCCTCAATTTGATGACGATGTTTATGATTCCAAGGCTATCGAGACTCTTGAGGAACTCTTCCCTGCGCATAAAGTAGTCGGTGTTTCCAGTAAAGAAATTCTTATTGGCGGTGGGAATATTCACTGCATCACACAACAAGTTCCTTCACTACTTTAG